From Rutidosis leptorrhynchoides isolate AG116_Rl617_1_P2 chromosome 3, CSIRO_AGI_Rlap_v1, whole genome shotgun sequence, a single genomic window includes:
- the LOC139899079 gene encoding pentatricopeptide repeat-containing protein At5g04780, mitochondrial-like isoform X1, translating into MTSKFSSILRNCNPRTVFTHAKQTHVQILIHGLNHDITLQTDLLLAYSKGLLLNARKVFDRMRERNMHSWNIIISAYVQNSMYHDGLNVFIELLDSGMKPDHYSLPPLLKACAGTNDGVGSLGVVLHGMVVKLGFESYVVVASSVLDYYSKCGKLKDAKMVFEGLLWKDTVSWNSMALGLAKAGMHFEALDCFRNMLENRSAKMDSMTIPTLLNVCGKLGDVIKGKEIHGQVLKNAFFCNDIVIGNSLIDFYSRSGCLCDAEKVFFGMKDKNLVTWTTMISSYGVHGKGEEALTLFQKMKDLGFKPNSVTLTAILASCSHSGLIDQGRKIFKSIRSLYDFEPSVEHYACVVDLLSRFGCFDEALRLINGMNMVPPASVWGALLAGSLVHRNIKVGEMAAYRLFKLEPNNASNYVALCSIYDYRGMWRDASKVKSKMRMLGLGKTPGCSWILIGGEMCTFYQGDFNLDFGTNTTENIKGVVRALHLVLSEKNTFHLNKEETNRATQ; encoded by the coding sequence ATGACTTCAAAGTTTAGTTCTATCCTTCGAAACTGTAATCCTCGTACTGTATTTACTCACGCAAAGCAAACCCATGTACAAATACTCATTCACGGTTTAAACCATGACATCACACTTCAAACAGATCTTTTGCTGGCTTATTCAAAAGGGTTATTACTGAACGCACGCAAGGTGTTCGACAGAATGCGTGAACGAAATATGCATTCTTGGAACATCATAATTTCAGCTTACGTTCAAAACTCCATGTACCATGATGGTTTAAATGTATTTATCGAGTTGTTGGACTCGGGTATGAAACCGGATCACTACTCATTGCCACCACTGTTAAAGGCATGTGCCGGAACCAATGATGGTGTTGGTTCACTTGGTGTGGTGTTGCATGGTATGGTGGTTAAGCTTGGTTTTGAAAGTTATGTTGTGGTGGCTAGTTCAGTTTTGGATTATTATTCGAAGTGCGGGAAGTTAAAAGATGCAAAGATGGTGTTTGAGGGGTTGTTATGGAAAGATACAGTTTCCTGGAATTCGATGGCTTTGGGGTTAGCGAAAGCAGGTATGCATTTTGAGGCTTTAGATTGTTTTAGAAACATGCTTGAGAATAGAAGTGCCAAGATGGATTCGATGACAATTCCGACCCTTTTAAATGTTTGTGGGAAGTTAGGAGATGTTATAAAAGGGAAAGAAATACACGGTCAAGTATTAAAGAACGCGTTTTTTTGTAACGATATCGTTATTGGTAATTCGTTGATTGATTTTTATTCAAGGAGTGGGTGCTTGTGTGATGCCGAAAAGGTATTTTTTGGCATGAAAGATAAAAACTTGGTGACATGGACGACGATGATATCTAGCTACGGGGTCCACGGTAAGGGAGAAGAAGCATTGACTTTATTTCAAAAAATGAAAGACTTGGGATTTAAACCGAATAGTGTTACGCTCACTGCAATCCTAGCTAGTTGTAGCCATTCGGGCCTTATTGATCAAGGGAGAAAGATTTTTAAATCGATAAGATCGTTATATGATTTTGAACCTAGTGTAGAGCATTATGCTTGTGTGGTGGATCTTTTGAGTCGTTTTGGATGCTTTGACGAAGCACTAAGGTTGATAAACGGTATGAATATGGTCCCACCGGCTAGTGTCTGGGGTGCACTTCTTGCTGGTTCATTGGTGCATAGGAATATTAAGGTTGGGGAAATGGCGGCTTATCGTCTATTTAAACTTGAACCAAATAATGCTAGTAATTACGTTGCGCTATGTAGTATATATGATTACCGAGGCATGTGGAGGGATGCTTCGAAAGTTAAATCGAAAATGAGAATGCTGGGATTGGGTAAAACACCGGGGTGTAGTTGGATTTTGATCGGGGGGGAAATGTGTACTTTTTATCAAGGAGATTTCAATCTCGATTTTGGTACGAATACAACTGAAAACATTAAAGGGGTTGTTAGAGCACTTCATTTAGTTCTTTCTGAAAAAAACACTTTTCATCTTAACAAAGAAGAAACAAACAGAGCCACACAATAA
- the LOC139899079 gene encoding pentatricopeptide repeat-containing protein At5g04780, mitochondrial-like isoform X2 has translation MTSKFSSILRNCNPRTVFTHAKQTHVQILIHGLNHDITLQTDLLLAYSKGLLLNARKVFDRMRERNMHSWNIIISAYVQNSMYHDGLNVFIELLDSGMKPDHYSLPPLLKACAGTNDGVGSLGVVLHGMVVKLGFESYVVVASSVLDYYSKCGKLKDAKMVFEGLLWKDTVSWNSMALGLAKAGMHFEALDCFRNMLENRSAKMDSMTIPTLLNVCGKLGDVIKGKEIHGQVLKNAFFCNDIVIGNSLIDFYSRSGCLCDAEKVFFGMKDKNLVTWTTMISSYGVHGKGEEALTLFQKMKDLGFKPNSVTLTAILASCSHSGLIDQGRKIFKSIRSLYDFEPSVEHYACVVDLLSRFGCFDEALRLINGMNMVPPASVWGALLAGSLVHRNIKVSEEGNFNLNLVLQ, from the exons ATGACTTCAAAGTTTAGTTCTATCCTTCGAAACTGTAATCCTCGTACTGTATTTACTCACGCAAAGCAAACCCATGTACAAATACTCATTCACGGTTTAAACCATGACATCACACTTCAAACAGATCTTTTGCTGGCTTATTCAAAAGGGTTATTACTGAACGCACGCAAGGTGTTCGACAGAATGCGTGAACGAAATATGCATTCTTGGAACATCATAATTTCAGCTTACGTTCAAAACTCCATGTACCATGATGGTTTAAATGTATTTATCGAGTTGTTGGACTCGGGTATGAAACCGGATCACTACTCATTGCCACCACTGTTAAAGGCATGTGCCGGAACCAATGATGGTGTTGGTTCACTTGGTGTGGTGTTGCATGGTATGGTGGTTAAGCTTGGTTTTGAAAGTTATGTTGTGGTGGCTAGTTCAGTTTTGGATTATTATTCGAAGTGCGGGAAGTTAAAAGATGCAAAGATGGTGTTTGAGGGGTTGTTATGGAAAGATACAGTTTCCTGGAATTCGATGGCTTTGGGGTTAGCGAAAGCAGGTATGCATTTTGAGGCTTTAGATTGTTTTAGAAACATGCTTGAGAATAGAAGTGCCAAGATGGATTCGATGACAATTCCGACCCTTTTAAATGTTTGTGGGAAGTTAGGAGATGTTATAAAAGGGAAAGAAATACACGGTCAAGTATTAAAGAACGCGTTTTTTTGTAACGATATCGTTATTGGTAATTCGTTGATTGATTTTTATTCAAGGAGTGGGTGCTTGTGTGATGCCGAAAAGGTATTTTTTGGCATGAAAGATAAAAACTTGGTGACATGGACGACGATGATATCTAGCTACGGGGTCCACGGTAAGGGAGAAGAAGCATTGACTTTATTTCAAAAAATGAAAGACTTGGGATTTAAACCGAATAGTGTTACGCTCACTGCAATCCTAGCTAGTTGTAGCCATTCGGGCCTTATTGATCAAGGGAGAAAGATTTTTAAATCGATAAGATCGTTATATGATTTTGAACCTAGTGTAGAGCATTATGCTTGTGTGGTGGATCTTTTGAGTCGTTTTGGATGCTTTGACGAAGCACTAAGGTTGATAAACGGTATGAATATGGTCCCACCGGCTAGTGTCTGGGGTGCACTTCTTGCTGGTTCATTGGTGCATAGGAATATTAAG GTATCAGAGGAAGGAAACTTCAACTTAAATCTTGTTCTTCAATGA